In Microbacterium sp. AB, a single genomic region encodes these proteins:
- a CDS encoding HAD family hydrolase, translated as MTRRRIVFLDIDGTIIDHDGRIPASAENAIRTARSNGHIVLLSTGRSPLEVDDRLHAIGLDGEVTSAGAFVRMGEEWVVERLMPEPKARRMIAVFEELGLDYTLQGRDAVYPTPGQRERLRRLLELDGRADLAHMRRGIGRHLQDAGAAPLDRIAKAVFASDRLDAFEAVGRELGDEGFSVITGTIPHLGTAGGEVSPAGVNKGTAILLLLDRLGVDAADSIGIGDNNNDLEMLRAVGLGIAMGNGTPEAKEAADEETEAVGDDGLAKAFARHGLI; from the coding sequence ATGACCCGTCGCCGCATCGTCTTCCTCGACATCGACGGGACGATCATCGATCACGACGGGCGCATCCCCGCCTCCGCCGAGAACGCCATCCGCACCGCGCGGTCGAACGGGCACATCGTGCTGCTGTCGACGGGCCGCTCTCCGCTGGAGGTCGACGACCGGCTGCACGCCATCGGACTGGACGGCGAGGTCACGAGCGCCGGCGCCTTCGTGCGGATGGGCGAGGAGTGGGTCGTCGAGCGGCTCATGCCCGAGCCGAAGGCGCGGCGGATGATCGCGGTCTTCGAGGAGCTCGGCCTCGACTACACCCTGCAGGGGCGCGACGCCGTCTATCCCACGCCCGGGCAGCGCGAGCGCCTGCGCAGGCTCCTCGAGCTCGACGGCCGCGCCGACCTCGCGCACATGCGCCGCGGGATCGGCCGTCACCTGCAGGACGCGGGAGCCGCGCCCCTGGATCGCATCGCCAAGGCGGTCTTCGCGAGCGACCGCCTCGACGCCTTCGAGGCCGTCGGGCGCGAGCTCGGCGACGAGGGCTTCTCGGTCATCACGGGCACGATCCCGCACCTCGGAACGGCAGGCGGCGAGGTGTCTCCCGCCGGCGTGAACAAGGGCACGGCCATCCTCCTCCTGCTCGACCGACTCGGCGTGGACGCGGCCGACTCGATCGGCATCGGCGACAACAACAACGACCTCGAGATGCTCCGCGCCGTCGGCCTGGGCATCGCGATGGGCAACGGCACGCCGGAGGCGAAGGAGGCCGCCGACGAGGAGACCGAGGCCGTCGGCGACGACGGCCTCGCGAAGGCCTTCGCCCGGCACGGCCTGATCTGA
- a CDS encoding immune inhibitor A domain-containing protein, which translates to MRSRTACALGAAFLLAGVLSPAAATAAPADEAPPPDTALPAQADDRPDPLAEKRSAEKQRAAELVATGAAEIQERGSGENTTRSVEIAPDDWVEYGVEETAQLFSILVEFGDTPDERFPDAPTAGPLRNEIPEPAEDDNSTYWEEDFSREHYEEMFFTGLEDQGGESFRGVYEELSSGRFDLQGDVSDWVTVPYAEASYGQTESQADMTRFIQDSADAWYADQLAQGTSPDEIVAYLQSFDVWDRYDLDGDGVTNEPDGYIDHFQAIHAGEGEEAGAPEWAIWSHRWAVNQAGLGVDGPADYAKAGGVRIGDTDIWIRDYTTEPENGGLGVFAHEFGHDLGLPDYYDTAGGENGTGFWTLMSSGSWLGHGDGSIGTTPNHMGATEKLFLGWLDYETIDAGETGTVELGPAFHATTRPQAVVVDLPPGEEFVETGPAASGTRYFFSGSGDSLDNTVTSPAFAVPDAASLTAQVSYDIETDWDYAYAEITTDEGATWTPLATDHSTSDDPNGNNLGEGITGATDGWTPLAADLSAYAGQTAQIRFRYVTDAAVSNPGFQVDDIAVGDALSTDVEDGGEGWERSGFVLIEDGGYTVPFDHYYIAENRAYGGYDTTLAEGPYNFGWALSNENRVEHFPYQDGLLVWYANGLYGDNNTSAHPGGGQALPVDARAAALTWSDGEIARNRIQTFDATFGLDRTDPISLHRETEAGETTLTLPSQAAVPLFDDTDPYAYYDDANPQGSVVVGGTGTTIEVVASDAREGTATVEVRSATDDPLPWEADKVYRAGDTVSYDGATWLAAWYTQGQEPGDPWGPWQEIAPEDENGVAAWTPSRIYERGERASFDGQVYEAQWWTRNQQPGDAWGPWKPES; encoded by the coding sequence GTGAGATCACGCACCGCATGCGCCCTGGGCGCAGCCTTCCTGCTCGCCGGGGTCCTCTCCCCCGCAGCGGCCACGGCGGCACCGGCGGATGAGGCTCCGCCGCCCGACACGGCTCTCCCCGCCCAGGCGGACGACCGCCCCGACCCGCTCGCCGAGAAGCGCTCGGCCGAGAAGCAGCGCGCGGCCGAGCTCGTCGCCACCGGAGCGGCGGAGATCCAGGAGCGCGGCTCGGGGGAGAACACCACGCGCTCCGTCGAGATCGCGCCCGACGACTGGGTCGAGTACGGCGTCGAGGAGACGGCTCAGCTGTTCTCGATCCTCGTCGAGTTCGGCGACACCCCGGACGAGCGGTTCCCGGACGCCCCGACGGCCGGCCCCCTGCGCAACGAGATCCCCGAGCCGGCAGAGGACGACAACTCCACCTACTGGGAGGAGGACTTCTCCCGCGAGCACTACGAGGAGATGTTCTTCACGGGTCTCGAGGATCAGGGCGGGGAGTCGTTCCGCGGCGTCTACGAGGAGCTCTCGTCGGGCCGGTTCGATCTGCAGGGCGACGTCTCCGACTGGGTGACCGTGCCCTACGCGGAGGCCTCCTACGGCCAGACCGAGTCGCAGGCCGACATGACCCGCTTCATCCAGGACTCCGCGGACGCCTGGTACGCCGACCAGCTCGCGCAGGGCACGTCCCCGGACGAGATCGTCGCGTACCTGCAGAGCTTCGACGTGTGGGACCGGTACGACCTCGACGGCGACGGCGTCACGAACGAGCCCGACGGGTACATCGACCACTTCCAGGCCATCCACGCCGGCGAGGGCGAGGAGGCCGGAGCGCCGGAGTGGGCCATCTGGTCGCACCGCTGGGCGGTGAACCAGGCCGGCCTCGGCGTCGACGGGCCCGCCGACTACGCGAAGGCCGGCGGCGTGCGGATCGGAGACACCGACATCTGGATCCGCGACTACACGACGGAGCCCGAGAACGGCGGCCTCGGCGTCTTCGCGCACGAGTTCGGCCACGACCTCGGCCTGCCCGACTACTACGACACCGCGGGCGGCGAGAACGGGACGGGCTTCTGGACGCTCATGAGCTCCGGCTCGTGGCTCGGCCACGGCGACGGCTCGATCGGCACGACGCCGAACCACATGGGCGCGACCGAGAAGCTGTTCCTCGGATGGCTCGACTACGAGACGATCGACGCGGGAGAGACCGGGACGGTCGAGCTCGGGCCCGCTTTCCACGCCACGACGAGACCGCAGGCGGTCGTCGTCGACCTGCCGCCCGGCGAGGAGTTCGTCGAGACCGGGCCCGCCGCGTCCGGCACGAGATACTTCTTCTCCGGCAGCGGCGACTCGCTCGACAACACCGTGACGAGCCCTGCCTTCGCGGTGCCGGATGCGGCATCCCTCACGGCGCAGGTCTCGTACGACATCGAGACCGACTGGGACTACGCCTACGCCGAGATCACCACGGACGAGGGCGCGACCTGGACGCCGCTCGCGACCGACCACTCGACGTCCGACGACCCGAACGGCAACAACCTCGGAGAGGGCATCACGGGCGCGACCGACGGATGGACGCCGCTCGCGGCCGACCTGTCGGCCTACGCGGGGCAGACGGCGCAGATCCGCTTCCGGTACGTGACGGACGCGGCCGTGTCGAACCCCGGCTTCCAGGTCGACGACATCGCCGTGGGCGACGCGCTGTCGACGGACGTCGAGGACGGCGGCGAGGGATGGGAGCGGTCGGGCTTCGTGCTCATCGAGGACGGCGGCTACACGGTCCCGTTCGACCACTACTACATCGCCGAGAACCGCGCCTACGGCGGGTACGACACCACGCTCGCGGAGGGGCCGTACAACTTCGGCTGGGCGCTCTCGAACGAGAACCGCGTGGAGCACTTCCCCTACCAGGACGGCCTCCTCGTCTGGTACGCCAACGGGCTGTACGGCGACAACAACACCTCGGCCCACCCGGGCGGCGGGCAGGCGCTGCCCGTCGACGCGCGCGCGGCGGCGCTGACCTGGTCGGACGGGGAGATCGCCCGAAACCGCATCCAGACGTTCGACGCGACGTTCGGGCTCGACAGGACCGACCCGATCTCGCTGCACCGGGAGACCGAGGCGGGCGAGACGACGCTCACGCTGCCGTCGCAGGCGGCCGTTCCGCTCTTCGACGACACGGATCCGTATGCGTACTACGACGACGCGAACCCGCAGGGATCCGTCGTGGTCGGCGGGACGGGCACGACGATCGAGGTCGTCGCCTCCGATGCCCGCGAGGGCACCGCGACCGTCGAGGTGCGCAGCGCGACGGACGACCCGCTCCCGTGGGAGGCCGACAAGGTGTACCGCGCCGGCGACACCGTCTCGTACGACGGCGCGACGTGGCTCGCCGCCTGGTACACGCAGGGCCAGGAGCCCGGCGACCCGTGGGGGCCCTGGCAGGAGATCGCCCCGGAGGACGAGAACGGGGTCGCGGCCTGGACCCCGTCGCGCATCTACGAACGCGGCGAGCGCGCGTCGTTCGACGGACAGGTCTACGAGGCCCAGTGGTGGACGCGCAACCAGCAGCCCGGCGACGCCTGGGGGCCCTGGAAGCCGGAGAGCTGA
- a CDS encoding MarR family winged helix-turn-helix transcriptional regulator, with protein MADPTESATLIASALARLRLGRRMGEGPFGGHGPFPHGAPHGGPHGMHEGGPRRRDPRGGFPPDAGGRADPPTHDDDPLAGRPRGPFGRSVARLRLLEVLASASSPLSVGELAERLGVDQPRASRLVQAVVETGHARREADPDDARRTLIALTDEGRALSARTHGARAEAVEQALAGFTPDEAEQLAVLLGRLADAWPLAPR; from the coding sequence ATGGCAGACCCCACCGAGTCCGCGACCCTCATCGCCTCAGCGCTCGCGCGGCTGCGACTCGGCCGGCGGATGGGGGAGGGTCCGTTCGGAGGGCACGGCCCGTTCCCTCACGGGGCGCCTCATGGCGGCCCTCACGGCATGCACGAGGGCGGCCCGCGTCGCAGGGACCCCCGTGGCGGCTTCCCGCCCGACGCCGGCGGACGCGCAGACCCGCCGACGCACGACGACGATCCGCTGGCCGGCCGTCCGCGCGGCCCGTTCGGCCGGTCCGTCGCGCGTCTGCGGCTGCTCGAGGTCCTGGCATCGGCCTCGTCGCCGCTGTCCGTCGGGGAGCTGGCCGAGCGCCTGGGCGTCGATCAGCCGCGGGCGAGCCGGCTCGTCCAGGCCGTGGTGGAGACCGGCCATGCGAGACGGGAGGCGGATCCCGACGACGCGCGCCGCACGCTCATCGCGCTCACGGATGAGGGGCGCGCCCTCTCCGCGCGAACGCACGGCGCGCGGGCGGAGGCCGTCGAACAGGCGCTCGCGGGATTCACCCCCGACGAGGCCGAGCAGCTCGCCGTCCTTCTCGGGCGCCTCGCCGACGCCTGGCCTCTCGCTCCGCGGTAG
- a CDS encoding MarR family winged helix-turn-helix transcriptional regulator: protein MNTESNIPQDIPDEGPAETRPLGFWLKAVGALVDREMDAALRGEAVDRRDWRLLKALDGAADTPWLHERMARKPRRIEALTDRGWATRTDGEWTLTDDGRAAVERLTAKVAGVRERVSGAVPPEELTTTIASLEAIARELGWEEGRPLPRHGRRRRDGLGHGGFGPRDGHAHRHGLGAPGFGGHGRRGFDPGDAGRADGPCGRFPDDHDGHRHGRHDGFGPWARGRHDVA, encoded by the coding sequence ATGAACACCGAATCGAACATCCCCCAGGACATCCCCGACGAGGGCCCGGCCGAGACCCGGCCGCTCGGCTTCTGGCTGAAGGCCGTCGGCGCCCTCGTCGACCGCGAGATGGATGCCGCGCTCCGCGGCGAGGCGGTCGACCGACGCGACTGGCGCCTGCTGAAGGCGCTCGACGGCGCGGCAGACACCCCCTGGCTGCACGAGCGGATGGCGCGGAAGCCGCGCCGCATCGAGGCTCTGACCGATCGAGGCTGGGCGACCCGCACCGACGGCGAGTGGACGCTCACCGACGACGGCCGTGCCGCCGTCGAACGCCTCACCGCGAAGGTGGCGGGCGTCCGGGAGCGCGTCTCCGGCGCCGTCCCCCCCGAAGAGCTCACCACGACGATCGCCTCGCTCGAGGCCATCGCCCGCGAGCTCGGCTGGGAGGAGGGTCGGCCGCTGCCCCGCCACGGCCGTCGGCGTCGCGACGGCCTCGGACACGGCGGCTTCGGCCCGCGTGACGGTCACGCACACCGGCACGGCCTCGGCGCTCCGGGCTTCGGCGGCCACGGCCGCAGAGGCTTCGACCCGGGCGACGCCGGGCGCGCCGACGGACCGTGCGGCCGCTTCCCCGACGACCACGACGGGCATCGTCACGGTCGTCACGACGGTTTCGGGCCGTGGGCCCGCGGCCGCCATGACGTCGCCTGA
- a CDS encoding YchJ family protein, which yields MSIAETCPCGTGRAYPACCGALHAGARLAETPEELMRSRYSAFAKGDAGYLVRTWHPRTRPADLTLDDDPTWTGLEIVEAADDEVAFVARYIAADGPGRLAERSRFARRGGRWVYVDGDVG from the coding sequence GTGAGCATCGCCGAGACCTGTCCCTGCGGCACCGGACGCGCCTACCCGGCCTGCTGCGGCGCGCTCCACGCCGGCGCCCGCCTCGCCGAGACGCCCGAGGAGCTCATGCGCTCGCGCTACAGCGCCTTCGCGAAGGGCGACGCCGGGTATCTCGTGCGCACGTGGCACCCGCGCACGCGCCCCGCCGACCTGACGCTGGACGACGACCCGACGTGGACGGGCCTGGAGATCGTCGAGGCGGCGGACGACGAGGTCGCGTTCGTCGCGCGCTACATCGCGGCGGACGGCCCGGGGCGGCTGGCCGAGCGCTCGCGGTTCGCACGGCGGGGCGGCCGCTGGGTCTACGTCGACGGCGACGTGGGCTAG
- a CDS encoding lytic transglycosylase domain-containing protein, translated as MRGPRVVAVAASGLVVLGVVVALVALASQPAQDPAPAPTAAAPAEAPLPADAGLRPSADPGWVERVAAETDIPQRALAAYARADIVARAEYGCAVGWNTLAGIGWVESHHGALQGGAVEQDGVARPSIVGIPLDGTDDTMEIVDTDGGALDGDAEWDRAVGPMQFIPETWSIWGVDGDGDGAVDPHDIDDAALTAARYLCHAQGTLEGSDAWIGAVRTYNDTDDYQLRVAEAATRYAAAG; from the coding sequence ATGCGCGGGCCGCGCGTCGTCGCGGTGGCGGCGAGCGGGCTGGTCGTGCTCGGGGTCGTCGTCGCGCTCGTCGCGCTCGCGTCGCAGCCGGCGCAGGATCCCGCACCCGCGCCCACGGCCGCGGCGCCGGCCGAGGCGCCCCTGCCCGCGGACGCCGGCCTCCGGCCATCCGCCGATCCCGGATGGGTGGAACGCGTCGCCGCGGAGACGGACATCCCGCAGCGCGCGCTCGCCGCCTACGCCCGGGCCGACATCGTCGCCCGCGCCGAGTACGGGTGCGCGGTCGGATGGAACACGCTCGCCGGCATCGGATGGGTGGAGAGCCACCACGGCGCCCTCCAGGGCGGCGCCGTCGAGCAGGACGGGGTGGCTCGACCGTCGATCGTCGGCATCCCGCTCGACGGCACGGACGACACGATGGAGATCGTCGACACCGACGGCGGCGCGCTCGACGGCGACGCCGAATGGGACAGGGCCGTCGGGCCCATGCAGTTCATCCCCGAGACCTGGTCGATCTGGGGCGTCGACGGCGACGGGGACGGGGCCGTCGACCCGCACGACATCGACGACGCGGCACTCACCGCGGCGCGCTATCTCTGCCACGCGCAGGGAACGCTCGAGGGGTCCGACGCCTGGATCGGGGCCGTCCGCACCTACAACGACACCGACGACTACCAGCTGCGGGTCGCCGAGGCCGCGACGCGATACGCCGCGGCGGGCTGA
- a CDS encoding lytic murein transglycosylase: protein MNGGPESASAGTRAAARADRRAAGRRDRAGRFALVACVALAAAGVVVASVAVLADGLADASTADGPDDAAAGPVPVAPDGEPASAPSPAPSIDDTPRGIVLLTDPSWVARVSEEAGIPARALSAYAGADLYAREHDGCSVGWNTLAAVGLVESEHGTLQGGRVEADGVARPGIVGIPLDGTSTASIPDTDAGSLDGDAVWDRAVGPMQFIPETWAQWGADGDEDGVADIHDIDDAALTAARYLCQAHGTLEGSSAWIGAIRSYNDDPAYQRRVAEAAAHYAGFTAG, encoded by the coding sequence GTGAACGGCGGGCCCGAGTCCGCGTCGGCGGGGACGCGTGCGGCGGCCCGGGCCGACCGGCGGGCGGCGGGACGGCGCGACCGCGCGGGCCGGTTCGCGCTCGTCGCCTGTGTCGCCCTGGCCGCCGCCGGCGTCGTGGTCGCGTCCGTCGCGGTGCTGGCGGACGGGCTCGCCGACGCGTCCACGGCCGACGGCCCGGACGACGCCGCCGCCGGGCCGGTCCCGGTCGCTCCGGACGGCGAACCCGCATCCGCGCCGTCGCCCGCGCCGTCGATCGATGACACTCCCCGGGGGATCGTGCTCCTCACCGATCCGTCGTGGGTGGCGCGGGTGTCGGAGGAGGCGGGCATCCCGGCGCGCGCCCTGTCCGCGTACGCGGGCGCCGATCTGTACGCGCGCGAGCACGACGGATGCTCCGTCGGCTGGAACACGCTCGCCGCGGTCGGCCTCGTCGAGAGCGAGCACGGGACGCTGCAGGGCGGGCGGGTCGAAGCGGACGGCGTCGCCAGGCCGGGCATCGTCGGCATCCCCCTCGACGGGACGAGCACCGCCTCGATCCCCGACACCGACGCGGGCTCCCTCGACGGAGACGCCGTGTGGGATCGGGCCGTGGGGCCCATGCAGTTCATCCCCGAGACCTGGGCGCAGTGGGGGGCCGACGGCGACGAGGACGGCGTCGCCGACATCCACGACATCGACGACGCCGCGCTCACCGCGGCGCGCTACCTCTGCCAGGCGCACGGAACGCTCGAGGGCTCCAGCGCGTGGATCGGGGCCATCCGCTCGTACAACGACGATCCGGCGTACCAGCGCCGGGTCGCGGAGGCGGCCGCGCACTACGCCGGGTTCACCGCGGGCTGA
- a CDS encoding heme ABC transporter ATP-binding protein → MTAPAYRLEGVGYRVGAATILEHVTLDVGYGRVLALVGPNGAGKSTLLGILSGDTTPASGTAALDGRPLHAGDPRALSRTRAVLLQANQVAFSFTVRQVVEMGRAPWIGVADAEADERAVAEAIAQTDVTALVNRAYPSLSGGERARSSLARVLAQETRIVLLDEPTAALDLRHQEDVLRIARALAAEGRAVVVVLHDLSLAAAYADEIAVLHRGRLVAHGAPADVLTAERIEAVYETPVHVIPDPGTGRPVVLPRRES, encoded by the coding sequence ATGACGGCCCCCGCCTACCGGCTCGAGGGCGTCGGCTACCGCGTCGGCGCCGCGACGATCCTCGAGCACGTGACCCTCGACGTCGGGTACGGGCGCGTCCTCGCGCTCGTGGGACCGAACGGCGCCGGGAAGTCGACCCTCCTGGGCATCCTCAGCGGCGACACGACTCCGGCATCGGGCACGGCCGCCCTCGACGGGAGGCCGCTGCACGCAGGGGATCCGCGCGCCCTCTCCCGCACGCGCGCCGTGCTGCTGCAGGCGAACCAGGTGGCCTTCTCGTTCACCGTCCGGCAGGTCGTCGAGATGGGGCGCGCCCCCTGGATCGGCGTCGCCGACGCGGAGGCCGACGAACGCGCCGTGGCGGAAGCGATCGCGCAGACCGACGTGACGGCGCTGGTGAACCGCGCCTATCCCTCGCTCTCCGGCGGGGAGAGAGCGCGTTCCTCCCTCGCGCGCGTCCTCGCGCAGGAGACGCGCATCGTCCTCCTCGACGAGCCGACCGCCGCCCTCGACCTGAGACATCAGGAGGACGTCCTGCGCATCGCGCGTGCGCTGGCGGCGGAGGGCAGGGCGGTCGTGGTCGTCCTGCACGATCTGTCCCTGGCCGCCGCGTACGCCGACGAGATCGCCGTGCTGCACCGCGGCCGGCTGGTCGCGCACGGGGCTCCCGCCGACGTGCTCACGGCCGAGCGGATCGAGGCCGTCTACGAGACCCCCGTCCACGTGATCCCCGACCCCGGCACGGGCAGGCCCGTCGTGCTGCCGCGTCGCGAGTCGTGA
- a CDS encoding FecCD family ABC transporter permease, giving the protein MSPQQATGTTTPVSAHDGGRRVAVYGGAAVLLVVGVLLSAGLGQLPIGPAEVAGSVLRRLGVDNGWAPADELMERTLWQIRFPRVAISLLVGALLALAGAVMQAIFSNPLAEPGVVGVSSGAALGAAASITLGLTVFGVWTTAVFAFAGGLAATLIVYSTARAQGRTEVVTLLLTGIAVNAFAGAGLALFMFAGNTASREQIVFWQLGSMNGSRWNEALVVAVVAVPSVIAVLALARRYDLLSLGDRTASHLGVRVERLRIVSVVLVALLTGVAVAFVGVIAFVGLVVPHLVRMMLGPAHRPLFVASLLGGAALMVFADLLARTIIPSADLPIGLLTSLVGGPFFYWLIRRNRRRAGGWA; this is encoded by the coding sequence ATGAGCCCGCAGCAGGCCACGGGAACGACGACGCCGGTCTCCGCCCATGACGGGGGCCGGCGCGTCGCCGTGTACGGCGGCGCGGCCGTGCTGCTCGTCGTCGGCGTGCTCCTCTCGGCGGGCCTCGGCCAGCTGCCCATCGGCCCCGCCGAGGTCGCGGGATCGGTGCTGCGGCGCCTGGGCGTCGACAACGGCTGGGCGCCGGCGGACGAGCTCATGGAGCGGACGCTGTGGCAGATCCGGTTCCCGCGCGTGGCGATCTCCCTCCTCGTGGGGGCGCTGCTGGCGCTCGCGGGAGCGGTGATGCAGGCGATCTTCAGCAACCCGCTCGCCGAGCCCGGCGTGGTGGGCGTCTCCTCCGGGGCGGCGCTGGGAGCCGCGGCCTCCATCACGCTGGGGCTCACGGTGTTCGGCGTGTGGACGACCGCCGTCTTCGCCTTCGCGGGCGGTCTCGCCGCGACGCTCATCGTGTACTCGACCGCCCGCGCGCAGGGGCGCACCGAGGTCGTCACGCTGCTGCTGACCGGCATCGCCGTGAACGCGTTCGCGGGAGCGGGCCTCGCCCTGTTCATGTTCGCCGGGAACACGGCGAGCCGCGAGCAGATCGTCTTCTGGCAGCTCGGCTCGATGAACGGCTCGCGGTGGAACGAGGCGCTCGTCGTCGCCGTCGTCGCCGTGCCCTCGGTGATCGCCGTGCTGGCGCTCGCGAGGCGCTACGACCTCCTCTCCCTCGGAGATCGGACGGCCTCGCATCTCGGCGTGCGGGTCGAGCGGCTGCGGATCGTGTCCGTCGTCCTCGTCGCGCTCCTCACGGGGGTCGCCGTGGCGTTCGTCGGCGTCATCGCGTTCGTCGGCCTCGTCGTCCCGCATCTCGTCCGGATGATGCTCGGGCCCGCCCACCGTCCGCTGTTCGTCGCCTCGCTGCTGGGCGGGGCGGCGCTCATGGTCTTCGCCGACCTGCTCGCGCGCACGATCATCCCCTCTGCGGATCTGCCGATCGGACTGCTCACGTCGCTCGTCGGCGGGCCGTTCTTCTACTGGCTCATCCGCCGCAACCGGCGTCGCGCGGGGGGATGGGCATGA
- a CDS encoding heme/hemin ABC transporter substrate-binding protein, which translates to MRRRARARAVGALLTGLLALAACASPSAGGGEDAAAIAETRPALSELDVLDDPRSYVGESTATLSDAAITPVEEEPDQSLPATVTSYDQAGETEVEVVDTSRVVAVDLAGSVAATVWGLGFGDTLVGRDQSTTFPGTEELETVTSGGHTINAEAVIALAPTLVITDGTVGPADVVAQLRDVGIAVVFVENEASFEGAAELARQVAAVYGAPEAGELLAERIAQEVDDTIAEIAGIAPSAQEDRLRIVFLYLRGSAGVYYLFGSESGADQLIEGLGGVDVVSELGWEGMQPMTDEALVAADPDLILVMTKGIESLDGIDGLLAEKPAVALTTAGENRRFVDMDDGTVLSFGPRSALILDALARAVYAPEAGSE; encoded by the coding sequence ATGAGGCGCAGGGCGCGTGCGCGCGCGGTCGGCGCGCTGCTCACCGGGCTGCTCGCCCTGGCCGCGTGCGCGAGCCCGTCGGCGGGCGGCGGGGAGGACGCCGCGGCGATCGCCGAGACGCGTCCCGCACTGTCGGAGCTCGACGTGCTCGACGACCCCCGGTCGTACGTCGGCGAGTCGACGGCCACGCTGTCCGACGCGGCCATCACGCCCGTCGAGGAGGAGCCGGATCAGAGCCTCCCGGCGACCGTGACGTCCTACGACCAGGCGGGCGAGACCGAGGTCGAGGTCGTCGACACCTCGCGCGTCGTCGCGGTGGACCTCGCGGGGTCCGTCGCCGCGACGGTGTGGGGCCTCGGCTTCGGCGACACCCTCGTCGGCCGGGACCAGTCCACGACGTTCCCGGGCACCGAGGAGCTCGAGACCGTCACGTCGGGCGGGCACACGATCAACGCCGAGGCCGTCATCGCGCTCGCGCCGACCCTCGTCATCACCGACGGGACGGTCGGCCCCGCCGACGTCGTCGCGCAGCTGCGCGACGTGGGCATCGCGGTCGTGTTCGTGGAGAACGAGGCCTCGTTCGAGGGCGCCGCCGAGCTCGCCCGACAGGTGGCCGCCGTGTACGGGGCACCCGAGGCGGGGGAGCTGCTGGCCGAGCGCATCGCGCAGGAGGTCGACGACACGATCGCCGAGATCGCCGGGATCGCGCCGTCCGCGCAGGAGGACAGGCTGCGGATCGTCTTCCTCTACCTGCGCGGATCGGCGGGCGTCTACTACCTGTTCGGCTCGGAGTCGGGCGCCGACCAGCTCATCGAGGGGCTCGGCGGCGTCGACGTGGTCAGCGAGCTCGGCTGGGAGGGGATGCAGCCCATGACCGACGAGGCGCTCGTCGCGGCGGATCCCGATCTCATCCTCGTCATGACGAAGGGCATCGAGTCGCTGGACGGCATCGACGGCCTCCTCGCCGAGAAGCCCGCCGTCGCCCTCACGACGGCGGGCGAGAACCGGCGCTTCGTGGACATGGACGACGGCACCGTCCTCTCCTTCGGCCCCCGGTCCGCCCTCATCCTGGATGCGCTCGCGCGCGCCGTCTACGCGCCCGAGGCGGGGAGCGAATGA